The genomic DNA CCCCATGTGATGTGGGCCTCGTTCTTGAAAAGTAATTAGTAGCACAGACTAAGAACCATTTTATTAGCTTTCATATACTGTAACTGTAGTAGTATGCTAATAGTACAGCACAGAGAGCAACGTTACATGTTCGAGCTTGTAGTAGTACTTGTCGACATACACAGCAATTCCGTTTATAACTAGAAAAGTTCAATTCAATCTGCATACACATTATGAATACGATTAACGTCCCTACCGAATTTGTTTGGAATCCTCCCGGAGTTTTTGCGCCGGCCGGCTAGGCGAGGACGGCCAGCTCCTCGGCGTGCGGCGGCAAGAGGCTGCCGGCTACGGGGCacctctcgccgtcgccgcgcaccGACGGCTTGCCGACCTCCGTGGCAGTGTAGCTCAAGtttcggcggcgaggagctctgGTGCGGAGCAGCGCGTAGGACGACGacagctccacggcggcggccgcctccttCTCATCCTCCGCTATCGTGTCCAGCACCCTCGccagcggcgcacggcggcgcctgATGAGGATCGACGACGGCTCGACCTCGACGGCGAACCGGGCCATGAGCTGAGCCTTCGCCATAGTCAACGCGAGCAATTAATGCCTCACTGAACTGGCTAGGCTAGCTCAGGTACATGGACATGGAAGCTCTGCGTGGTAGTAGctcgctttttttttttgaaacgtagACACGTAGTAGCTCGCTTATGGGATGTTTGTCTTGGGGGCCTATAGTGCCACAGTGTCAGCTTCCACGCCTTTGCCGTTGATGGCTTCCTCTGCGGTCACACCGATTAATGGAGAAGCTTAACTGGAAACCGGATTTGAAAATGAATGTTTGGAGGCAACAACTGGTGGGTTGAAAGTGAGGCTCGATGATATCGACCTAGCTTGAGTGATCATGGCAGTGCCCAGAGATGCCACATTGTGTTTCTGCCATGACATCTATCTATGATCTGAAAAATGTACTCGCATTATTGCCTTCAGGAAGGTTGTCCCAAACTCCCAATTCAGACTGTATGCACCTGAATTCTCAAATAGAATTGACTTTCATGCAACACGTACCAAAGCCAAAAAAGTTACCGAAATGTTCATTGCCATGTTGATGTAATAAATGCCCTCAAAGTGTCCATCCGGTTATTTTGCGCCAAAGCGGCCTAGGATAGAGAGACAGTTGTCGATTCGGTCCCTGATtctttctgaatttctgatagACTGGTCTAGCGAGGTATCCTCATGGCGAGGGCAAGGCTGCTTTCAACTGCTTTTGGGGATTAATTGCAAGGAGTTACCCTGTCCCTATGTAACTGTAACTGCAACTGCCCTTTGGGATTTGGACACTGCTCGCCTCTAGCCGGTGGATTGGTGGCCTTCCGTACTGTATCGCCAGGCTGCTTGCGTGCGCGTCATTTTCCAAAGGATTGGCCAAATCTTCTGAACACCTAGAACACAGTTATGGAGTGTCCATGTTCAAATGTTTGAGATCTAATCAtgtcaattttttttcctttgcctGCTTCATATCCGTTAATTTCCATCCACATGAAAACTTGTAGCAGCTGGTAATCCAGACTCACTAAACAGTAGATGTCATTTCTAAGAGCAGTACGTGCATAAAAACGGTGATGGTACATTTGGTTGGTGGCCAATTGGCATGTTCAGGATTAGCGGGCAACCCATGGCCATACGTTTGGAAGTAGACGTGATGACATCGAACGCCTGTAACCCAGTAGGCGCGCAGTGTGATAAAAACCGGATTCTTGTACATCAAGGGAGAAAAGGGTTAAGTTGTCATGAATAGTGATCAGTCAATATCAGTAGCTATTGCTGGAAGTCCATTGCTCCCAGAAACAAGCTGTGATCAGGAAGTTGCCAGCTTCAGGATATCCGATTTAGACTGGACGTCCTTTTTCTTGACAACTCAGATTCGGAGGCATACTTGTAATAAGCCGAGACATTGGACATGTTCCGTTGAGTACATGTAGACTTCCATGTGATGCGCCAAGCCCACTTTACCTCTCTATTCTTCTATCGCCTTCTATTGACTGCACATCCAGACATTTCTGTTGTTTTTTTTCGACACGAGGCTTTTTATCAGCACTGAACTTCCTCCTAAAAAAAGAACTTTTTCCAAAGATTTAACCCAGCGTACATGATTTGCCTTTTTTTATATGCATCCATGTACATACTTCAACTTTAGGAATTAGCTTAACCTGCCATCATAACCAAGTCCCAACTAATTCCAGCTGGTACTGGAGAATGCagaatgcatgcatgtataGAAATAAATGACAAATAAGCTTTAGCAATCCAATGTACAACAAAAATGGCAAGTTCAAACATATCATCTGACCTCAGAGCCAGCAATGGGTGGCAGAGAGATATCAGCCAATCAACCACTTCACTCCAAACATGTGTATCACAGTGTTCATCATACATAAGGCAGCTTCTATAAAGATGGCCCCGATAGCTCGTGTAACTTGATCAAACAGACCCCAATATACATAAGGGTTCCCAAACAGATAAGATTAATACAGCACACCGCACAAGTGATGTCAACACATGCCTCATGCAGAGGAGAAGCAAGAGGAGATTCTTTCTCCTTGTACTGCCTCCCTTGAGCAATCAGTGGGATGTCCGACATTCTCGCAGGTGCTAATACCATAAACAACTGCTGATCCGCTTAGAGCCGAGAGATGAGCAGTGGGACAGAGACAGGGCTGTCCTCGCCCATGGCAGGGTGGCACATCTCCAGCATGTCCAGCTCCCTGAACCGCTCCAGAACCCGCATCTTGCACTCCTCAGCTGCCATGAGACCAGTGGAGAAGGCGCCGTGCACTGTGCCAGTGTACTTGACACTTGTGGCCTCTCCTGCAAAGAACAGGTTGTCCACAGGGATGCGCAGCTTCTCGTACAGGTCACGGGGCTTATTCACTCCGTCAAACGTGTAGGAACCAAGTGTGTTCTCATCCGAGCCCCAGTGTGACACCAAGTAATTTATCTGCAACAAATTTTGAGAAACATGGCTGTTAGAAATGCTCTAGCAGGATTCTTTAATTGTTGCAATTGAGGATAATGTTCACAAACTAACCGGCTCCCCTGCATTGGGAAGGATCTTCTTCAACTGGGAGAAGGCAAATTGGGAAGCTACCTCATCAGACATCTTTTCAATGTCATGAGCAAGGCGACCAGCAGGCATGTAAACGAGAACAGGGTAGCCTGTTGCCTTGTGAAGGTTAAGGAAATAGCTACATCCATACGTGCTGGAGGAAACGACCCCAAGGAACTCCACGTTAGGCCAGAAAACCTGGCTGAAGTGAAGAACAATTTTGTTCTCAATTCCAACTGAAAGTTCTCTTACTGCTTCGTCCTTCCACTCTGGCAGTCTCGGCTCAAATTTAATAGTATTTGCTTTCAGAACACCCAAAGGAACAGCAACTACTGCAGCATCAGCAACAAATGTTTTGCCACTGCTTACAGTAACCTCTACCCTGTTCCTGTGGCGAACAATTTCAACAACCCTAAAGAAAATAGAAGGATCGGTACTGAAGGAATGGCACATAAAACTTTAACAATTGCTAAGCCAATGAATAAGAAAATGACATATGCATACTTATGGTTGAGGCGTATATCTAAGCCTTTTGCCAGGGTATTTATAACCGGACGATATCCACGAACCATGAGGCCATGGCCACCTGGAAGCAGCACCTCCTGCACCCCATAAACGTGTCATACATAAAGCACAGCAATTTCATCACGTGCAAGCATACTGGCCGCTACAGCTACTAAGGGGGAAACATACCTGGTCCCAACCCTTTAGTGATATTGAATCAGCGTCAGTAGCAAACCAACCTTCCATACGGCACAAATACCATTGAAGAACTTCATGAGCAATCCCTTCTTGCCTGTTGTGAAGTGTAAACATACAAAGAACACAGTTAAAGTGACGAGTATGTTTGTGCTAACCACTGGAGAAAGGCAGAAATTGGATAGTACAAACCTCAAATGCGGATTTTTATCCATAACAATTGCAATGGCTTTTGCAATAGACATATCTTCATTGGTTTGTTCCCTCAATTTGCCAGTCTGCACAGGGGTGGATAAATCAGATAAAAGAAACTACCTAAAATCAACAGGCACCAGCGCACCACTGATTGAGAGGAATACCTCTTCCAGTATGGTCTCAAACACCTTCCCTATCTTTTCTACTAACTCCTGTGGTACTTGATGCCCGTTAGTGTCGTAGAGTGCATAACTGAAAAGGGCAATAGAACAAGTTAGCTCCCATCATTCAGTTCCATCATCTctcaaagtatttataaaacaaCCCAGATGCAAAGCTCTACCTCTCCAAATCATGATCAAACAGAACAGAATCATCTCCACTCGTGCGATACAATGGAAGTCCAAGCCTTCCAATTATTGGTGCTAAGGGATTTTCTTCACAGACGCCATGAAGCCTGATTTATAAAAAAAGATGAAGAGAAAACTGTTCATAACATTCCTTCAAATAAACTTCTGTTGGaagttaaaaagaaaaaaatggaactCACCAAGATGCTCCCAAATCGACAGGAAACCCAAAAGAGTAGTCGGTGTGAACTCTGCCACCTATCCTATCACGGGATTCCAGAAGAATAACCTGGAATGCATCACAACAATTGAAATGCATCATAAAAGGGTCATGTCATTTTCGACAAAGAAATACAAAGGTCGCCACTGCACCACCAATGTGAGAACATGACCATAATTAACATTAAACAATACCTGGAATGAAGCATTCCTGAGCgcatcagcagcagcaagccCTGCGAATCCACCACCAATAACAATTGCAGATGGTGTGTGGGACTTTCTCCTAACATTTTCACCATATGAACCTGATGCGAAGGCCAAATAGAATGTTTTATCTCAGTAAGAGTAACACAGGAAATAACATGTTTAAGTATAAAATATGTTCATTAAGTTTACATATATTTATCACATATTGATAAGGAGAAATAAGTTTCAAATACATTTCTAGTAAAATTCATTATTCCAGAAGTACCACCATTTGGACACATAAACCACAAGGAATAAAGGTGGATGGCCTCTGCTTTTCTGACTACATCCATATAAGAAACTTAAGAAACATTCTCATCTCCATTTGGATGACATGCAGACATGTTCAGGTTCAATTTTCTACAGTATTTGATGCACAATTGGATGGCTGCTTGTCTATTGGGGTTCTGCGTTAAGACAGATAGTTTCCTCCGTAGAGCAGAAAGGGGAAGTTTCTACCTCCAAATGATAAAAAGACCAGTTAGAAGTAACATAAAAGAAGCCTACCAAGTGGTGAAATTGCCGATATCGCCTGTTCTTCTCACATCAACCCTCCTCTACCCCCCTCCACCATGGAGGTTAGTAGTGAGGCATGTTCCCCTGTCTCAGAACAATGATGGTGAGGTAATACAGGACAATTTAAGATTTTCGCGTATCCCTCCAAATTTAGGTGAGGCTTGAGTAGTGTTCTCAGTCTATTAATTGTGGATGCTAGCATGCCACTCTTGACTCTTCCAACATTTTCATAGCATATAAATTAGAAACTATAGATTGTCCATTCAAGTATAGCATAATCATCTACAACCACAAGCGGGTCATAAGGGGCACTACATGGACATGAGTACAGGACACAAGATCATTAGTCATAGGTACGCTCTTCTAGTTTGCATTTGGATGAGACATGGGCAATTAATCTAAAGGGAAAGAAGCATgtgtcggttaagagagaccttaaggattggaacatctctaaagagatagctttggataggagcgcttggagactagctatcaatgtgcctgaaccttgaacttatttctttcgggtttcatctctagcctaccccaacttgcttgggaaaaaaggctatgttgttgttgttgttgtggaaAGAAGCATGTGTCTTGTGGCTAATGTTTGCCTTGGCTTTACAAGGTACCTGGTAGGATTGTAGTAGAAAACACTGGCAGAAACCCCTGTATGGGATATGCTCAGGACACTAAAAAACAGCCCCTTTAATGGCCACCAAGCATATCTGTACCGAGAATGTATCAACTACATGCAAATTGCAGCACCGGAGGACAGTGAACAATTAAACAAACCGCATTCACTAGCCAACATCATCATAGACTAGTCTACCCATGTCTGTATGCATGACAATGATGTGGATCCCGTATGCATGGAATAAAGCATGGCACTTAACAGGAACACAGAATCACTTCACAGTATATGCTTTTCCTGTAATCAGATTTTGTTGCAAGTCAATATTAACTAAAATTCCTGTGTTGTAAGACCAATGGTAGGCTTGTCAGAGCAATTATTTACTGATCCAAGGTCTCTTCAATCCACATTATTTAAAAAAGAACACGTCTACAAATACACATGGACATGTCAAATCCTAGAACCTTCCAAGTGGTTGGGTTGGTCCCCTCTTGCGTGATATATTGGTATATATAATGAGTGTAAAGTGTGGACAGCTATTAATATTCTTTATTTTTTCCCTTCCTACCACCGACAAATGAATATGGGACTTTATGGTTCATGACCCTTTCATCGGGTCCATGCAGCACCTCCCAACAACCATAGGAACCTCGAATCTTTTGGGTTATCAAAAGAAGTTTTTTTAAACCAAGATCAGAAGCTAAGTTGAGGTGGAGAAATTCGAATTTGCCACAAAATTTCCATAAAGGGCATGTGATCCACCAAATGTATACCTAATCAACACTTCAACTGCCCAACAAACATCATCTCATATAATAAACAAGAACAGATTCACAAGCAATTAAAATTCTACATATTGATTCTTAACG from Panicum virgatum strain AP13 chromosome 7N, P.virgatum_v5, whole genome shotgun sequence includes the following:
- the LOC120684009 gene encoding uncharacterized protein LOC120684009, yielding MAKAQLMARFAVEVEPSSILIRRRRAPLARVLDTIAEDEKEAAAAVELSSSYALLRTRAPRRRNLSYTATEVGKPSVRGDGERCPVAGSLLPPHAEELAVLA
- the LOC120683566 gene encoding polyamine oxidase 3 isoform X1, which translates into the protein MANNSSYGENVRRKSHTPSAIVIGGGFAGLAAADALRNASFQVILLESRDRIGGRVHTDYSFGFPVDLGASWLHGVCEENPLAPIIGRLGLPLYRTSGDDSVLFDHDLESYALYDTNGHQVPQELVEKIGKVFETILEETGKLREQTNEDMSIAKAIAIVMDKNPHLRQEGIAHEVLQWYLCRMEGWFATDADSISLKGWDQEVLLPGGHGLMVRGYRPVINTLAKGLDIRLNHKVVEIVRHRNRVEVTVSSGKTFVADAAVVAVPLGVLKANTIKFEPRLPEWKDEAVRELSVGIENKIVLHFSQVFWPNVEFLGVVSSSTYGCSYFLNLHKATGYPVLVYMPAGRLAHDIEKMSDEVASQFAFSQLKKILPNAGEPINYLVSHWGSDENTLGSYTFDGVNKPRDLYEKLRIPVDNLFFAGEATSVKYTGTVHGAFSTGLMAAEECKMRVLERFRELDMLEMCHPAMGEDSPVSVPLLISRL
- the LOC120683566 gene encoding polyamine oxidase 3 isoform X2, which produces MSIAKAIAIVMDKNPHLRQEGIAHEVLQWYLCRMEGWFATDADSISLKGWDQEVLLPGGHGLMVRGYRPVINTLAKGLDIRLNHKVVEIVRHRNRVEVTVSSGKTFVADAAVVAVPLGVLKANTIKFEPRLPEWKDEAVRELSVGIENKIVLHFSQVFWPNVEFLGVVSSSTYGCSYFLNLHKATGYPVLVYMPAGRLAHDIEKMSDEVASQFAFSQLKKILPNAGEPINYLVSHWGSDENTLGSYTFDGVNKPRDLYEKLRIPVDNLFFAGEATSVKYTGTVHGAFSTGLMAAEECKMRVLERFRELDMLEMCHPAMGEDSPVSVPLLISRL